The Vibrio astriarenae genome contains a region encoding:
- a CDS encoding amidase, whose amino-acid sequence MTVKYSDQSVYCAQGPKLLPALEHGVLDGLSFVFKDLFDIEGYVTGAGNPAWLNTHEPASKTSQLVLKLLSQGAKCLGRVQTDELAYSLNGVNIHYGTPLNPIAQDCLPGGSSSGSAVAVARGDVSFSLGTDTGGSVRVPASYCGLFGLRPTWGKLSLEHCFSLAKSFDTAGIFSQDLSIIERVYQALCGVEQNGNPSKTLLLDNTLSALMGDERLATIMRLIERSGISLIKSDLLGKGRYSLEELSLLFRQIQGYEIIDEHNDWLEQWQHTLDTPIQKRVEWSRTLSSHDYLQAKQRQNVFADWLEEELMKADAMLLLPTTPGAPLKLNMPDEELDRYRSDLMGLTSIAGLSGTPQLHIPLSGLKIGPCGVSLLGVKDSEMSVIQTAKMLTKGERE is encoded by the coding sequence ATGACAGTAAAGTACAGCGATCAAAGCGTATATTGCGCTCAGGGTCCAAAGTTATTACCGGCGCTTGAGCATGGAGTGTTGGATGGTTTGAGCTTTGTGTTTAAAGACCTTTTTGATATCGAAGGGTATGTCACAGGAGCAGGTAATCCAGCCTGGCTAAACACCCATGAACCAGCAAGCAAAACTTCTCAACTAGTTCTCAAGTTACTTTCTCAGGGAGCAAAGTGCTTAGGACGAGTCCAAACCGATGAACTGGCGTACAGTCTAAATGGTGTAAACATTCACTATGGCACGCCACTCAACCCTATCGCACAAGATTGCCTGCCAGGAGGCTCGTCAAGCGGCAGTGCAGTGGCGGTAGCCCGAGGCGATGTGAGTTTCTCTTTGGGTACCGATACGGGCGGTTCAGTGCGAGTTCCTGCGAGTTATTGTGGTCTCTTTGGTTTGCGCCCTACATGGGGAAAGCTATCTTTGGAACACTGCTTTTCGTTAGCGAAGAGCTTCGATACCGCAGGTATTTTTAGTCAAGATCTCTCAATTATCGAGCGGGTTTACCAGGCACTTTGTGGAGTAGAACAAAACGGCAACCCATCAAAAACACTTCTGCTAGATAACACCTTATCTGCCCTTATGGGGGACGAACGACTCGCCACAATAATGCGTCTGATAGAGCGCTCTGGCATATCGCTGATTAAATCAGACCTTTTAGGTAAAGGGCGTTACAGCTTAGAAGAGTTAAGTCTTTTGTTCAGGCAGATCCAGGGGTATGAAATCATAGATGAGCACAATGATTGGCTAGAACAATGGCAGCATACCCTTGATACACCAATTCAGAAGCGAGTGGAGTGGTCACGTACGCTATCGTCTCATGACTATCTACAGGCAAAACAGAGACAAAATGTGTTTGCTGATTGGTTAGAAGAAGAGTTGATGAAAGCTGATGCGATGCTATTGCTTCCCACCACACCTGGAGCACCACTAAAACTCAATATGCCAGATGAAGAGTTAGATCGATATCGCTCAGACCTTATGGGACTCACCAGTATCGCAGGGCTGAGCGGCACACCCCAACTGCATATTCCGCTAAGTGGCTTAAAAATCGGGCCGTGTGGTGTTTCTCTTTTAGGTGTTAAGGATAGTGAAATGTCCGTTATCCAAACAGCCAAAATGTTGACTAAAGGAGAAAGGGAATGA
- a CDS encoding gamma-glutamyltransferase family protein: MTFQTSFTAPHFKAAQVGQQILDNGGTASEAMVAAAAMVAVQYPHMNSIGGDGFWLICREGENPIAIDACGRSAASLDVDKYRAMGSELPESGGEASITMAGTISGWQKALEVNSEGMSLSELLAPAIQAAREGVEVTQSLVNASEKTYQRLKHLTDFSNLYLNHQQVLAKGDVIYNPALASTLERLCEAGLEDFYRGELASQMAQELQHLGSPLTLEDFHSHYAKVSQPLNVETSKGQLYNLGAPTQGLASLLILAIYDQLSPQASNEVEHIHLLVEATKQAFIIRDQMITDEEYLTRPLQGFLSQAVIDRCTCNISLSKAMPWPHDAKPGDTIWMGATDQYGTMVSFIQSIYWEFGSGVVLPSSGVLWNVRGKSFSLDPSHHNVLAPNKKPFHTLNPAYAELNDGTRMVYGTMGGEGQPQTQACLFSRHIYQNLSLSSSIAMPRWLLGRTWGDSTNNLRLEQELYDTYAQRLMELGHQVTAVDNLNELMGHAGAITLDKQGKAIAASDPRSDGRSYVGEQQ; the protein is encoded by the coding sequence ATGACCTTTCAAACGTCTTTTACAGCGCCTCATTTTAAAGCGGCACAGGTGGGCCAGCAGATCCTAGACAATGGCGGGACAGCCAGTGAAGCCATGGTTGCTGCTGCCGCGATGGTCGCTGTGCAATATCCACATATGAATAGCATAGGTGGTGACGGGTTTTGGTTGATTTGTCGTGAAGGAGAAAATCCAATTGCTATTGATGCTTGTGGTCGTTCTGCAGCATCTCTCGATGTTGATAAATATCGAGCAATGGGCAGCGAATTACCAGAAAGTGGAGGTGAGGCCTCGATTACCATGGCGGGTACGATTTCTGGCTGGCAGAAGGCGTTAGAGGTGAATAGTGAAGGCATGTCGCTAAGCGAACTCCTGGCTCCAGCAATCCAAGCTGCACGAGAAGGGGTAGAGGTGACACAAAGCCTAGTCAATGCGAGTGAAAAAACGTACCAGCGCCTTAAGCACCTTACAGATTTTTCGAACTTATATCTTAATCATCAACAAGTCTTAGCTAAGGGTGATGTTATCTATAACCCTGCACTCGCTTCGACTCTAGAGCGCCTGTGTGAAGCAGGGTTAGAAGACTTTTATCGTGGTGAGCTGGCAAGTCAGATGGCACAGGAGCTGCAACATCTGGGCAGCCCGCTTACGCTAGAGGATTTTCATAGTCATTACGCTAAAGTGAGCCAACCGCTAAATGTCGAAACATCAAAAGGTCAGCTTTATAACTTGGGGGCGCCCACCCAGGGGCTTGCCTCTCTTCTGATTCTGGCTATTTACGATCAATTATCCCCTCAAGCGAGTAACGAGGTTGAACATATTCACCTATTAGTCGAGGCGACTAAGCAGGCCTTCATTATTCGAGATCAGATGATAACTGACGAAGAGTACCTGACTCGACCATTGCAAGGTTTCTTGTCACAAGCCGTCATTGACCGCTGTACATGCAATATCTCACTGAGTAAGGCAATGCCATGGCCCCATGATGCCAAACCGGGCGATACCATATGGATGGGTGCAACAGACCAATACGGGACCATGGTGAGCTTCATTCAAAGTATCTATTGGGAATTTGGCTCTGGTGTGGTGTTACCGTCATCCGGTGTGCTCTGGAACGTAAGAGGAAAAAGCTTCTCTTTGGACCCGTCGCATCACAATGTGTTGGCTCCAAATAAGAAGCCATTTCACACGTTGAATCCAGCCTACGCTGAGCTGAATGACGGGACTCGTATGGTCTACGGCACGATGGGAGGAGAGGGGCAGCCGCAGACACAGGCTTGCCTATTTAGCCGTCATATTTATCAGAATCTATCACTGTCTAGTTCCATCGCAATGCCACGTTGGTTATTAGGTCGAACTTGGGGTGATAGCACGAATAATCTGCGACTTGAGCAAGAACTGTATGACACCTATGCACAACGGCTAATGGAGCTAGGGCATCAAGTCACAGCCGTCGACAATCTTAATGAATTAATGGGTCACGCCGGGGCAATCACTCTGGATAAGCAAGGAAAGGCCATCGCCGCAAGCGACCCTCGAAGCGATGGTAGAAGTTATGTAGGAGAACAACAATGA
- a CDS encoding pyridoxal-phosphate-dependent aminotransferase family protein codes for MTNQTLFETLNPPQRLLMGPGPINAYPRVHQAISQSLIGQYDPVMTGYMTQVQSLYRGVFATKNQQTMLVDGTARAGIEAVLVSVLKPGDKVLIPIIGRFGHLLCEIAERVGAVVRTIDIEWGEVCPAELVEKEIKTFQPKLLATVQGDTSTTMNQPLKELGELCQRYGVLFYCDATASIAGNDLKVDEWHLDAVSAGLQKCLGGPSGTAPITLSDRCAEMINHRKHIEAGIKADHHQTGSDEVIRSNYFDLAMIMDYWGSERLNHHTEATSMLYAARECARLFLEEGVDTVIARHKLAGDAMANGLRAMGLELFGNQAHKMNNVVGVYIPSEVDGDKVRQELLHSFGIEIGTSFGPLHGKIWRIGTMGYNARQEAVLTTLAALEAVLVRNKAKIISGQGVIAAMEHYA; via the coding sequence ATGACCAATCAAACGCTATTTGAAACCCTAAATCCACCGCAACGCTTACTTATGGGGCCAGGGCCGATCAACGCCTACCCACGCGTTCATCAAGCGATTTCGCAATCCTTGATTGGCCAATATGACCCGGTAATGACGGGTTATATGACTCAAGTACAGTCGCTGTACCGAGGCGTTTTTGCAACGAAGAATCAGCAAACGATGTTGGTTGATGGCACTGCTCGAGCAGGTATTGAGGCAGTGTTGGTCTCGGTGCTAAAGCCAGGCGATAAAGTGCTGATTCCAATTATTGGTCGATTTGGTCACCTGCTGTGTGAGATTGCCGAGCGTGTGGGTGCGGTTGTACGGACCATTGATATCGAGTGGGGTGAAGTTTGCCCTGCAGAATTAGTCGAAAAAGAGATCAAGACCTTTCAACCCAAGCTCCTTGCTACCGTACAGGGTGATACTTCCACAACGATGAATCAACCGCTTAAGGAGTTAGGTGAACTTTGTCAGCGCTATGGTGTGTTGTTTTACTGTGACGCGACGGCTTCCATTGCCGGAAATGACCTAAAGGTTGATGAATGGCATCTTGATGCGGTATCAGCAGGTCTACAGAAATGCTTGGGTGGACCTTCAGGTACAGCTCCGATTACTTTAAGTGATCGCTGTGCAGAGATGATTAACCACCGTAAACATATCGAAGCAGGGATCAAGGCGGATCATCACCAAACGGGTTCAGATGAAGTTATTCGTTCTAACTATTTTGATTTGGCGATGATCATGGATTACTGGGGCTCTGAACGTTTAAACCACCATACTGAAGCAACAAGCATGCTTTACGCTGCACGTGAATGTGCGCGACTGTTTTTGGAAGAGGGTGTGGATACAGTGATTGCACGCCACAAACTAGCCGGTGATGCGATGGCGAATGGGCTAAGAGCGATGGGGTTAGAGTTGTTTGGTAATCAGGCTCACAAAATGAACAACGTTGTTGGTGTGTATATTCCTTCAGAAGTAGACGGAGATAAAGTGCGTCAAGAGCTGTTGCATAGTTTTGGTATTGAGATTGGCACTTCATTTGGTCCCCTGCATGGAAAGATTTGGCGTATTGGTACGATGGGCTACAACGCTCGTCAAGAAGCGGTCCTCACCACGCTTGCTGCCTTGGAGGCGGTTTTGGTGCGCAACAAGGCAAAGATTATTTCAGGCCAAGGCGTTATCGCTGCGATGGAACACTACGCATAA
- a CDS encoding allantoate amidohydrolase: MEQSIANQIMDRADRLAQFSSMKDGLTRTYLSKEHKQAHQQLAQWMHQAGLSTHQDSVGNQWGRKVSSMPNAPTLILGSHSDTVSNAGKYDGNLGILLAISALEQLKDLDFPFHIDVVAFADEEGTRFSTTLIGSSAVAGIFNPLWLEREDRDGVTMSEAMCYFGLDPELAGKDALQPDQVLGYLEVHIEQGPLLEAKQLPVGVVTGIAGAKRFQLSVKGMAGHAGTVPIDMRADAFCGVAEMTMAIESYAKQNQLVATVGKCDVVSSSVNVIPGQVNFTLDIRSLEQSKLERSCDDLLTELAIIAQNRGLEFKHEQFYQAEAVPCSKKLQQTWGEVVTEVTGKPSEYLPSGAGHDALAMAHLTQVAMLFVRCDKGISHHPAEAVQQGDVAVALECLIKMLIAQGKAHKLSEAANHG, translated from the coding sequence ATGGAACAAAGCATCGCAAACCAAATTATGGACAGAGCGGATCGGTTAGCTCAATTCAGTTCCATGAAAGATGGGTTAACACGGACGTATCTTTCAAAGGAGCATAAACAAGCACATCAACAGCTTGCTCAATGGATGCATCAGGCTGGTTTATCCACTCATCAAGACAGTGTAGGGAATCAATGGGGTCGTAAAGTCTCTTCGATGCCCAATGCGCCGACGCTTATCTTAGGATCTCATAGCGATACGGTTTCTAACGCAGGGAAATACGATGGCAATCTAGGTATTCTGCTTGCCATTAGCGCGTTGGAGCAATTAAAGGATTTAGACTTCCCTTTTCACATTGATGTCGTTGCTTTTGCTGACGAAGAAGGGACGCGATTCAGTACGACTCTCATCGGCTCTAGCGCAGTGGCGGGGATATTTAATCCCCTTTGGTTGGAGAGGGAAGATCGTGATGGTGTAACCATGTCTGAGGCGATGTGTTATTTTGGCTTAGACCCTGAATTAGCAGGTAAGGATGCCTTGCAACCTGATCAAGTCCTTGGTTATTTAGAGGTGCACATTGAGCAAGGACCATTGCTCGAGGCCAAGCAGTTGCCTGTAGGTGTTGTTACTGGGATTGCTGGGGCGAAGCGTTTTCAGTTGTCGGTAAAGGGTATGGCAGGTCATGCCGGTACCGTACCGATTGATATGCGTGCGGATGCGTTTTGTGGTGTCGCTGAAATGACGATGGCAATAGAATCGTATGCAAAGCAAAACCAATTAGTCGCGACAGTGGGAAAATGCGATGTCGTATCAAGCTCAGTAAATGTTATCCCTGGGCAGGTTAATTTTACTCTTGATATTCGAAGTTTGGAACAGTCAAAGCTCGAACGTTCTTGCGATGATCTTTTGACTGAGCTAGCGATAATCGCGCAAAACAGAGGCTTGGAATTCAAGCATGAGCAGTTCTATCAGGCAGAGGCGGTGCCTTGTAGTAAAAAACTACAACAAACTTGGGGTGAGGTTGTGACTGAAGTGACTGGCAAACCATCGGAATATTTACCAAGCGGAGCAGGGCACGATGCGTTAGCAATGGCACACTTAACTCAAGTAGCAATGTTGTTTGTGCGTTGTGATAAAGGGATTAGTCATCACCCAGCGGAAGCGGTGCAACAAGGTGATGTAGCCGTTGCCTTGGAATGCTTAATCAAGATGCTTATCGCTCAAGGAAAGGCTCACAAGCTCAGTGAGGCTGCCAATCATGGCTAA
- a CDS encoding DUF5718 family protein: MANQVDKLVFGIAGNSPGYLEQTGEINAFSSDRVALNGPKALFPIYVEGHNSFLGTQPFSNDSLNLPKEADATVQLEPELAIKYRVSYRDDGSVDHLQPYALTVINDVTYRNRQAIKLAEKKNWRECSKGISHDELLIDSLQPGIEIEQLRLCGFYKRKGQWFQCSQDVSVTQYIVFYQELTEWILNSIYNQKDEGAMHCILDLFHTAGQPDSITVAIGAPSYTELGANHSLLVGDEVAVCLYHDSEQHLDKLPRLFDQSEILDKPNLDMILLKQVVGSHKDFSNL, encoded by the coding sequence ATGGCTAATCAAGTGGATAAACTCGTGTTTGGTATTGCTGGAAATTCACCGGGCTATCTTGAGCAGACTGGGGAGATAAATGCCTTCAGTTCAGATCGGGTAGCGCTCAATGGACCCAAGGCTTTATTTCCAATTTATGTTGAAGGCCATAATAGCTTTCTTGGTACGCAGCCATTTAGCAATGATTCACTGAACTTACCCAAAGAAGCTGATGCAACAGTCCAGCTTGAGCCAGAACTAGCGATTAAGTATCGAGTGAGCTATCGAGATGATGGCTCAGTCGATCATTTGCAGCCATACGCCTTAACGGTGATCAATGATGTGACTTATCGGAATCGACAGGCCATTAAACTGGCAGAGAAGAAAAACTGGAGAGAGTGCTCTAAAGGCATTTCACATGATGAGCTGTTAATTGACTCTCTTCAGCCGGGTATTGAGATAGAACAATTGCGCCTTTGTGGCTTTTATAAGAGAAAAGGGCAATGGTTTCAGTGCAGTCAAGACGTTTCAGTGACCCAGTATATTGTTTTTTATCAAGAACTCACAGAATGGATATTGAACTCTATTTACAATCAAAAAGACGAAGGTGCAATGCACTGTATCCTTGATTTGTTTCATACTGCGGGACAGCCTGACTCTATCACTGTTGCTATTGGTGCGCCGAGTTATACCGAGTTAGGTGCGAACCACAGCCTTTTGGTTGGAGATGAGGTTGCAGTGTGCCTATATCATGATAGTGAGCAACATTTAGATAAGTTACCGCGATTGTTTGACCAAAGTGAAATACTGGATAAGCCCAATCTAGATATGATTCTTCTTAAACAGGTCGTGGGTTCTCATAAAGATTTTTCAAATTTATAA